Genomic DNA from Longimicrobiales bacterium:
TGCGTCTGCATGGCAGGCGGCGCAGCGCTCCGGCGCGACGGTCGTCGATGCCTCGGCGACGTCGTAGTGACAGCGCACGCACCCGGTCTCCAGCGCCGGCAGCATCGAGTGCGCAACGGGCACGGCCTGGCTGGTCAGCGCGGTGTGGTCCGGTGAGCTGTGGCACGTGCGGCACGCCAGCTCGTCGGTGCCGGAAACATCCGAGAGATGACACAGTGCACACGCATCCACGCTGGCGACGAGCGGTTCCTCACCACTCTGGTGCGTGTGACAGCCGGCACACGTCGGCTGGATGTCCGTCGTGCGGCCGTGATCGCGATGATGGAACGTCGCGTTCGCGACCGAGACCTGCGCAGGGCCGTCGTCCGTGTGGCAGCCGGACGTCGCGCACGCCTCGCGCGGCACGGCTCCCAGCCGCCCGGCCAGCGCGGCACCGCGATGACAGCCGGCACAGGAGATGTCGGCGTGCGGATCGTCTGCTTCGTTGGTCGCCGCAGTCTGCGGCGCGTCGGTCGACGGCTGCTCCTGTTGCGGCCCGGGCGCTTCCTGCCTGCTGTCGCCGCAGCCGGCAGCCAGCACGAGCAGGAGCGCGGTCAGCAGAGTGCGGCCCATAGGATCATCCCGATGGTGAAGAGACCGACGCCCCATGCGATGAAGCCGCCAACCACGCTGATGAGCGTCTGCCTGCGCGACGGCGGCGGCGCAACCCGGTCGTGGATCGAGACGTCGCTGACCGGCAGTCGCTCCGCCGCACTCAGCTCGTCCTCCATCGCGGGATGCTCCTCCAGCATGTACTCCTTCGTGCCGCGTCCCGTGAACATCACCGCGTCGAGCGGGAACTTGTCCGGACGCAGGTGCACGTTGAAGAAGTGGATCGTGAAAAGGAACGCGGACGCGATCATCGCCTCGTACATGTGGAACACCGTGGCGACGTTGAACAGCCAGCCCGGCAGCAGGCGACCGAAGAACTCCGGGTACCAGAGCAGGAAGCCGGAGCCGCCGATCACGATGAAGCCCCAGATCTCGCCGAAGTAGTCCAGCTTCTCCAGGTAGCCGTACCGCCCGAACGTGGGCCGCTCCGCCCTCCCGAAGAACCACTTCCACATCTGTACGAAATCCCTGCCGTCCTGCACCCCCGGCAACAGCGTGTCCGAACCGACCAGCCACTTCTTCTTGTTACGTGCGCGAAAGAAGCCCACCGCGACATACACGATGTGCGCCGCCGTGTACGCAACCATGATCACCGCTGCCGTGCGGTGGATGCGCCCCGCGTTCTCGACGCCACCCCAGAAATTCATCAGCGGCCCCGCAAAGGGGGCGCACGAGAAGGCGAGCGGGATGCCGGTCAGGATGAGCACGTAGAACGTGATCATCGCCAGCGCGTGCACCCAGCGGTGGAACAGGTTGAAGCGCCAGAAGTAGGGGCCGTGCCCGCGCTGCGCCGAGTCGAGCGCTGCGTTCTGCTGGATCGTGCTCATCGGCCTCTGCCCTCCCCGTGTGCGTCGGAGCCGTGACCGTGACCTTCCTTCCTCTCCTTCTCGATCTTGCGCCACCACAGCAGCGTGTGGGCGCCGAACACGATCAGCACGAACGCGAGCAGGCCGTTCATGAAGAAGAAGGACGCCGTGATCCACAGGTTGCGATCCGGATTGAACGGGTCCGGGTGCGAGTCGTACGCGACGAACTGTTGACGCGCATACCGGTGACACTGGCTGCAGGTATCGATCAGGTTCGCCTCGTGCACCAGGGAGCGCGGGTGCTCCTCCGGATAGACACGGTGTGCCCCGTGACAGTCGGAGCAGGTCGCCGATACCGCCGAGCCGAGCTCCGCCGCCTGCCCGTGATACGACGCCGCCCACGTGTCCATCGCCCTGTCGTGACACGTGCCGCACGCCTGCACGCTCGCGGTGACGAAGCCGGTATCGGCCGGAGCGTACATGTCATGGCCGCCATGACAGTCGATGCAGGTCGCGGCGACGCCGTCGCCCGTCGCGTCCGTGCGCTGGTCGTGTGCACGCGTCGCGGCCGCGAGCTCCGCGTTGCCGTGCAC
This window encodes:
- a CDS encoding cytochrome b/b6 domain-containing protein, which translates into the protein MSTIQQNAALDSAQRGHGPYFWRFNLFHRWVHALAMITFYVLILTGIPLAFSCAPFAGPLMNFWGGVENAGRIHRTAAVIMVAYTAAHIVYVAVGFFRARNKKKWLVGSDTLLPGVQDGRDFVQMWKWFFGRAERPTFGRYGYLEKLDYFGEIWGFIVIGGSGFLLWYPEFFGRLLPGWLFNVATVFHMYEAMIASAFLFTIHFFNVHLRPDKFPLDAVMFTGRGTKEYMLEEHPAMEDELSAAERLPVSDVSIHDRVAPPPSRRQTLISVVGGFIAWGVGLFTIGMILWAALC